In Geminocystis sp. NIES-3708, a single window of DNA contains:
- a CDS encoding phosphatase PAP2 family protein, giving the protein MKIKYLLKPKNFFQHINKINLFFSSIALSFFIILSHLVLTGKLKTFDNNLLTTIHRILPSWFIYIAKASYFIGEAEVAVFIVLFSLGFLLWKKYWEEAQVIALSTLSILILIDKILKPFFDIPRPDNRLVENAFGNSFPSGHASGNLLLYFLLAYIFSQSFPKFKNYFYFIATFLIILMGISSAYLRVHWVTDILASYTIGYIMFSLSITLLKSSKSN; this is encoded by the coding sequence ATGAAAATTAAATATTTATTAAAGCCAAAAAACTTTTTTCAGCATATAAATAAAATTAATCTGTTTTTTTCTAGTATAGCATTATCTTTTTTTATCATTTTAAGTCATTTAGTATTAACGGGAAAACTAAAGACGTTTGATAATAACTTATTAACCACAATTCATAGAATTTTACCTAGTTGGTTTATTTATATTGCTAAGGCTTCTTACTTTATTGGTGAAGCGGAAGTTGCGGTATTTATTGTCTTATTTAGTTTAGGCTTTTTACTGTGGAAAAAATATTGGGAAGAAGCACAAGTTATTGCTTTATCGACTTTATCTATTTTAATTTTAATCGACAAAATTCTTAAGCCTTTTTTTGATATTCCTCGCCCTGATAATCGTTTAGTAGAAAATGCTTTCGGTAATAGTTTTCCCAGTGGTCATGCTTCTGGTAATTTATTATTATACTTTTTATTAGCTTATATTTTCTCTCAATCTTTTCCTAAATTTAAAAATTATTTCTATTTTATTGCTACTTTTTTAATTATTTTAATGGGTATTAGTAGTGCTTATTTAAGAGTGCATTGGGTGACAGATATTTTAGCTTCTTATACTATAGGATACATCATGTTTAGTTTGTCAATTACTTTGCTAAAAAGTAGTAAAAGTAATTAA